The proteins below come from a single Mucilaginibacter mali genomic window:
- a CDS encoding ABC transporter permease, producing the protein MFKHLFKLIWNKKKQNSLLIAEMLVSFIVIFAVFSLMAYFYQNFKKPMGFEYEDVWVINYQNNQKFSTTDSVNLYYETLTKTIKQLPQVKEISFAHTNVPFANSTGMTGFNYKGKDIQSVNNYTVDEKYSDVFKMNILEGRWFIPQDKIAARRHILINQTLKEELFGKGKAIGQVIGDDKGKAKDKMEIIGVVQDMKDKGDYYSAGRGLYNPIDTGAFRYLSTMLIKVTPDADAAFESKLYKTITNYMKNATVEIEHLSQKRVAMNKVTLIPTVVLLTIAGFLIINVALGLFGVLWYNINKRKGEIGLRRAIGASGNAVSKQIVTEAMVLATLSLIIGSFFAVQFPLLHVFDVAASVYITALILAILFIYLLVLICSLYPGRQAAAIYPAVALHEE; encoded by the coding sequence ATGTTTAAGCATTTATTTAAACTCATCTGGAATAAAAAGAAACAAAACTCGCTGCTGATAGCCGAGATGCTTGTTTCGTTCATCGTCATTTTCGCCGTGTTCTCGCTGATGGCCTACTTCTATCAAAACTTTAAAAAGCCTATGGGTTTCGAGTATGAGGATGTATGGGTAATTAACTATCAGAACAATCAAAAATTCAGTACGACCGATTCGGTAAACCTTTATTACGAAACCCTAACCAAAACCATTAAACAATTGCCGCAAGTAAAGGAAATTAGCTTCGCGCATACCAATGTGCCCTTTGCAAACAGCACCGGCATGACCGGCTTTAACTATAAGGGCAAGGATATACAAAGCGTAAATAACTATACGGTAGACGAAAAATACAGCGATGTATTTAAGATGAACATATTGGAAGGCCGCTGGTTTATTCCGCAAGACAAAATAGCGGCCAGGCGCCATATATTGATCAACCAAACCCTAAAGGAAGAATTATTTGGCAAAGGGAAGGCCATAGGGCAGGTAATTGGCGACGACAAGGGGAAAGCCAAAGATAAAATGGAGATCATCGGCGTAGTGCAGGACATGAAGGATAAAGGCGATTACTATTCGGCGGGCCGTGGTTTGTACAACCCTATCGATACCGGGGCCTTTCGGTACCTGAGCACCATGCTAATAAAAGTTACCCCTGATGCTGATGCCGCTTTTGAAAGTAAGCTGTATAAAACCATTACCAATTATATGAAGAACGCCACGGTTGAGATCGAACATCTGTCGCAAAAGCGGGTAGCCATGAATAAGGTTACGCTGATACCTACTGTGGTGCTGCTTACTATAGCTGGTTTCCTGATCATTAATGTTGCACTGGGGCTTTTTGGCGTATTGTGGTACAACATTAATAAACGTAAGGGCGAAATAGGCTTACGCCGGGCCATAGGCGCGAGTGGTAATGCCGTATCTAAGCAAATAGTTACCGAGGCTATGGTGCTGGCTACGCTATCCTTAATTATCGGATCGTTTTTCGCGGTACAGTTCCCTTTGCTGCATGTGTTTGATGTTGCCGCCAGTGTTTATATTACGGCGTTAATTTTAGCAATATTATTCATTTATTTGCTGGTGCTGATATGCTCGTTATATCCCGGCAGGCAGGCAGCCGCAATTTACCCGGCCGTAGCCTTACACGAAGAGTAA
- a CDS encoding ABC transporter permease yields the protein MLKNYFKIAIAVLRRRKFFTFISLFGISFTLTVLMVITALLSNVINPGYPDKKRDRCLYIPRLEMTSKKGWMMRTASSFYFLNHFAGSLKTPEKIGIASGSQTSNAYVNNKKLVIDVKFTNADFWDIGDFDFIEGKPYNKSQIDQSQRVTVISERTKLDYFGDVPSVVGKYIEADNVQYRVIGVVKSVPISADAFYGNMYLPYTVSKSDYRSKNYDGPYQAILLGHSTADLEKMQAEYAAIVRKIPVVDKDYDQLYSNADTYFRSVVRDIAGKGNKSGMFVFIASASAIVLLFLLLPTINLVNINITRIMERSSEIGVRKAFGASSRTLVYQFVIENIILTLIGGILGVIFSILVLHFINSLQLIKDMTFTLNLEVLFYSLLACLFFGFLSGVYPAWRMSRLNVVTALKAQ from the coding sequence ATGTTAAAAAACTACTTTAAAATAGCCATAGCCGTACTGCGCCGCCGTAAATTCTTTACGTTCATCAGCCTGTTCGGTATCAGCTTTACGCTTACCGTACTGATGGTGATCACCGCTTTGCTAAGCAATGTGATCAACCCCGGTTACCCGGATAAAAAACGCGACCGCTGTTTGTATATCCCCAGGCTCGAAATGACATCGAAAAAAGGCTGGATGATGCGCACGGCTTCGTCGTTTTATTTTTTAAACCATTTTGCAGGAAGCTTAAAAACACCCGAGAAGATCGGGATCGCGTCGGGTTCGCAAACCTCTAACGCGTATGTAAATAATAAAAAACTGGTTATCGATGTTAAATTTACCAATGCCGATTTTTGGGATATTGGCGATTTTGACTTTATAGAAGGCAAACCATACAACAAAAGCCAAATAGACCAGTCGCAGCGGGTAACCGTGATCAGCGAGCGCACTAAGTTAGATTACTTTGGCGATGTACCCAGTGTGGTTGGCAAATACATTGAGGCCGACAATGTGCAATACCGGGTAATAGGCGTGGTAAAGAGTGTGCCTATAAGCGCCGACGCGTTTTACGGTAATATGTACCTGCCGTATACGGTTTCCAAGTCAGACTATCGCAGCAAAAACTATGACGGCCCTTATCAGGCCATATTGTTAGGTCATTCAACCGCCGATCTGGAAAAAATGCAGGCGGAGTATGCAGCTATTGTGCGTAAGATACCTGTTGTTGATAAAGATTACGATCAGCTTTACAGCAATGCCGACACCTATTTTAGAAGCGTTGTAAGGGATATTGCCGGCAAGGGCAATAAATCGGGCATGTTTGTTTTTATTGCCAGCGCCAGCGCTATTGTGTTGTTGTTTTTATTGCTGCCAACTATCAACCTGGTAAACATTAATATCACCCGCATTATGGAGCGGTCGAGCGAGATAGGTGTGCGCAAAGCTTTTGGGGCATCATCACGCACACTGGTGTATCAGTTTGTGATCGAAAACATTATCCTCACGCTTATCGGCGGCATTTTAGGCGTGATATTTTCCATCCTGGTGCTGCATTTCATTAACAGCCTCCAATTAATTAAGGATATGACATTTACACTCAACCTCGAGGTGTTGTTTTACAGCTTGCTGGCCTGCCTGTTTTTCGGTTTCCTTTCGGGCGTTTACCCGGCCTGGCGCATGTCGCGGTTAAATGTTGTTACCGCTTTAAAGGCGCAATAA
- a CDS encoding ABC transporter ATP-binding protein — MIRLQNIEKVYRTSTIETLALNNINLDVDKGEFLSIMGPSGCGKSTLLNIMGLLDNPSKGMVKIGDQAIDHFTDKQLAAFRNSKLGFIFQSYHLINDLQVLDNVELPLLYRNSSAAERKQLATEALAKVGLSNRMKHFPTQLSGGQKQRVAIARAIVGRPDIILADEPTGNLDSAMGNEIMQILIDLNRNEGTTIVMVTHDENMAHKTHRLVRLFDGSQVQ; from the coding sequence ATGATACGTTTACAAAACATTGAAAAAGTATACCGCACCAGCACCATCGAGACGCTGGCGCTAAACAACATTAACCTGGATGTGGATAAGGGCGAGTTCCTTTCCATTATGGGGCCATCGGGTTGCGGCAAAAGTACGCTGTTAAATATTATGGGCCTGTTGGATAACCCATCAAAAGGCATGGTAAAAATTGGCGACCAGGCTATCGATCATTTTACCGATAAGCAACTGGCCGCTTTTCGCAACAGTAAGCTGGGCTTTATATTCCAAAGTTACCACCTGATCAACGACTTACAGGTGCTGGATAATGTAGAACTTCCGCTATTGTATCGCAACTCATCGGCTGCCGAAAGGAAACAACTGGCTACCGAAGCTTTGGCAAAAGTAGGGTTGAGCAACCGCATGAAGCACTTTCCAACACAGCTATCAGGCGGGCAAAAGCAGCGTGTAGCCATTGCCCGCGCTATTGTGGGCCGGCCCGATATTATTTTGGCCGATGAGCCTACCGGTAACCTGGATAGCGCCATGGGTAACGAGATTATGCAGATACTGATAGACCTGAACCGCAACGAGGGTACCACCATAGTAATGGTAACGCACGATGAAAATATGGCGCACAAAACCCACCGCCTGGTAAGGTTATTTGATGGTTCGCAGGTTCAGTAA
- a CDS encoding TolC family protein — MLNFKHILTAILVLAGLKAWCNTPGDTIRLSLQQVVEMAKRNSISAKQATTVRETKYWEWRSFRSNYQPQLALSGILPGYNKTYTQIVQPNGTILFQPVHNDNSSLALNFSQSITATGGTIFGTTSMQRFDDFDRHNTLYNGVPYGIGYSQPLFQFNQLKWDKKIEPLKYNESKQAYIESQEKIAITVAGYFFDLLLAQVNLHVAELNLTNTQNILKVANLKFELGKISKNEILQLELEQLNAKKDVGTAQRDMEIATLNLRSYTGQEGTEKIALDVPEIVADISVSTDKVLAEALENRSDAIAFVRRLAEAKRDVAKAKGQNGLVATLNANLGFSNSATNIPDVYRSPQDQQVVQLQFSLPILDWGRSRSRVKTAEANEQFTNYAVEQDKQTFKQQIVTQVTLFNMMKNQMLLTGKADTIAAEKYQIAKDRYLLGDLSITDLSISFKENDQAKRDYVASLRDFWSAYYQLRYLSLYDFEKKQKITYK, encoded by the coding sequence ATGTTGAATTTTAAACATATACTCACAGCAATACTGGTACTAGCCGGCCTTAAGGCCTGGTGTAACACACCGGGCGATACCATTCGCTTATCCCTGCAGCAAGTGGTAGAAATGGCTAAGCGAAATTCCATATCGGCCAAACAGGCTACCACCGTGCGCGAAACCAAGTATTGGGAGTGGCGGTCGTTCCGCTCTAACTACCAGCCACAACTGGCCTTAAGTGGCATTTTACCGGGATACAATAAAACCTATACGCAAATTGTGCAGCCCAACGGTACCATACTTTTCCAGCCGGTGCATAACGATAATTCATCGCTGGCCCTAAATTTCAGTCAGAGTATTACCGCTACCGGTGGCACTATTTTCGGCACCACATCTATGCAGCGCTTTGACGATTTCGACCGGCACAACACCCTGTACAATGGCGTGCCTTATGGCATTGGCTATAGCCAGCCGCTGTTCCAGTTTAACCAGTTGAAGTGGGATAAAAAGATAGAACCGCTAAAGTATAACGAGAGTAAGCAGGCCTATATCGAATCGCAGGAGAAGATAGCTATTACTGTGGCCGGTTATTTTTTTGACCTGCTGCTGGCACAGGTAAACCTGCACGTCGCCGAACTGAATCTCACCAATACCCAAAATATCCTGAAGGTAGCCAACCTGAAATTTGAACTGGGTAAAATATCAAAGAACGAGATCTTGCAACTGGAACTGGAACAACTCAACGCCAAAAAAGATGTAGGCACTGCCCAGCGCGATATGGAAATTGCCACGCTGAACCTGCGCAGCTATACCGGGCAGGAGGGAACCGAGAAGATTGCGCTTGATGTGCCCGAAATTGTTGCCGATATCAGTGTATCGACAGATAAGGTGCTGGCTGAGGCATTGGAAAACCGCTCAGATGCGATAGCCTTTGTTCGCCGCTTGGCCGAGGCTAAGCGAGATGTGGCTAAGGCAAAAGGGCAAAACGGTTTGGTGGCAACGCTAAACGCAAACCTTGGCTTCTCTAACAGCGCAACCAACATCCCCGATGTTTACCGCTCGCCGCAGGATCAGCAGGTGGTACAGCTGCAATTCTCGCTGCCGATATTGGATTGGGGGCGTTCAAGATCGCGCGTGAAGACTGCCGAAGCTAACGAGCAGTTTACCAACTACGCTGTTGAGCAGGATAAGCAAACCTTTAAGCAGCAAATAGTAACGCAGGTTACACTGTTCAATATGATGAAGAATCAAATGCTGCTAACCGGTAAGGCCGATACTATTGCCGCCGAGAAATACCAGATTGCTAAAGACCGCTACCTGCTTGGCGACCTAAGCATTACCGACCTGAGCATCTCCTTTAAAGAGAACGACCAGGCCAAGCGCGATTATGTAGCATCGCTGCGCGATTTTTGGAGCGCTTATTACCAGTTGCGCTACCTCTCGCTATACGATTTTGAAAAGAAGCAAAAGATCACTTACAAATAA
- a CDS encoding efflux RND transporter periplasmic adaptor subunit, with product MDKELAPEIITKRKNKNIIIGLTAVAVLAFSVWLLRGYLKSSIKRADITTAKVEIGNIENTVNASGEVLPEFEEVLTSPIAASIKSALMDAGSKVKPGQSIITLDKSATETEFAKLQFQLETKQNEISKLKLDLNKSFYDIKSNNDIKQLRIANLTDAVENAKRLFKAGGGTREGIEQAELNLKVAQLEKKQLENEIRNKQQTMQIEIKEAEIAAAIQKSDLNELQRKLNLANIVATRNGVVTYVNKNIGATVSTGEILARIADLSSFKVAGSIADNSLDQLRSGVPVIVRINDDQLRGVVTNVSPSVQNGVASFDIRLDERNSKLLRPNMKVDVFLVTATRSRVMRVANGPAFKGPSVQDIFIVRNGKAERRTVHIGLSNFDYVQILDGVQPGDVVITSDMSEYKNSTELTIKD from the coding sequence ATGGACAAGGAACTGGCACCGGAAATTATCACTAAACGAAAGAACAAGAACATCATAATAGGTCTTACGGCAGTGGCCGTACTGGCTTTTTCTGTATGGCTGCTGCGCGGCTATTTAAAATCATCTATTAAACGGGCCGATATTACTACAGCCAAAGTAGAGATCGGCAATATCGAAAACACTGTAAATGCATCGGGCGAAGTATTGCCTGAGTTTGAAGAGGTATTGACCAGCCCCATTGCCGCTTCTATTAAAAGCGCGCTGATGGATGCCGGCAGTAAGGTAAAGCCCGGTCAATCCATCATCACGCTGGATAAATCGGCTACCGAGACCGAGTTTGCCAAGTTGCAATTTCAACTGGAAACCAAGCAGAACGAGATCAGTAAACTGAAACTGGATCTGAACAAGAGTTTCTACGACATTAAATCGAACAATGACATTAAGCAATTACGCATTGCCAACCTAACCGATGCCGTTGAGAATGCCAAACGCCTGTTTAAAGCCGGTGGCGGTACCCGCGAAGGGATAGAGCAGGCTGAACTGAACCTGAAAGTGGCCCAACTGGAAAAGAAGCAATTGGAAAACGAGATCAGGAATAAACAGCAAACCATGCAGATCGAGATCAAGGAAGCGGAGATTGCTGCTGCCATCCAAAAAAGTGATCTGAACGAATTGCAGCGTAAACTGAACCTGGCCAATATTGTGGCTACCCGCAACGGTGTAGTTACCTACGTAAATAAAAATATTGGCGCCACCGTAAGCACCGGCGAGATCCTGGCCCGCATTGCCGACCTGAGTAGCTTTAAAGTAGCCGGTAGCATTGCCGATAACTCGTTAGATCAATTACGCAGCGGTGTGCCGGTTATTGTGCGCATTAATGATGATCAGTTACGTGGCGTGGTAACCAATGTATCACCATCGGTGCAAAATGGGGTGGCCTCGTTCGATATCAGGCTGGATGAGCGCAACAGTAAGCTACTGCGCCCGAATATGAAAGTAGATGTGTTTTTGGTGACTGCTACCCGCAGCCGTGTTATGCGTGTAGCCAATGGGCCGGCTTTTAAAGGGCCAAGTGTGCAGGATATCTTTATTGTCCGCAACGGTAAAGCCGAAAGGCGTACGGTTCATATCGGTCTGAGCAATTTCGATTACGTGCAGATATTGGATGGCGTGCAGCCCGGCGATGTGGTGATCACATCAGACATGAGCGAATACAAAAATTCGACAGAGTTAACCATTAAAGATTGA
- a CDS encoding glycoside hydrolase family 3 N-terminal domain-containing protein, with protein sequence MHPLRKPLLLKHFLLLAVIFAFTPAAFSQSKAKVKTSAPAKGLNPVIENKITALLAKMTIDEKVGQLNQYSSDKVVTGPITNSGNKLQDVKDGKIGSLLNVRGVDYTRQWQDAAMQSRLKIPLLFGLDVIHGYRTTFPIPLAEAASWDLDAIQLSARIAAEEASASGIHWTFAPMVDLARDPRWGRVMEGAGEDPFLGSAIARARVIGFQGKGLGNTDAVMACVKHFAAYGAAIGGRDYNSVDMSLRNLWEFYLPPFKAAAEAGAATFMNSFNDLNGTPASASKYLQTDILKSKWGFKGFVVSDWGSIREMVAHGYAKDTYEAADQAIHAGNDMDMEGRAYNNNLAKLVKDGKVSMAIVDEAVRRVLRKKYELGLFDDPYKFSNAEREKQTLNKQSFIDAERDVARKSMVLLKNQNQLLPLDKNKTVALIGPLVKSEADMKGFWSVDWEGKDHSVTLFEGMEAAGAKVNYAKGCDVSDTSRAGFAEAVKTAMKADVVVMAVGETAVMSGEAKSRSDITLPGVQEELIKAIQATGKPVVVLIMAGRPLVFNWTADHVPAIVYTWWLGNEAGNAIADVLYGKYNPSGKLPMTFPQSVGQVPIYYNYLNTGRPSKDDAFSKYSSGYLDITKRPKYAFGYGLSYTKFEYSDLKLSKNDMRKAEEITVSFTIKNTGKYAGEEVAQLYLQDAVSQPVRPVKELKGFKKLMLQPGESKTVSFVIDKDKLSFYNNDLQWITQPGKFNVFIGSASDDIRLQKSFNLLD encoded by the coding sequence ATGCACCCGCTCCGTAAACCGCTATTGCTAAAGCATTTTCTTTTACTTGCCGTTATTTTTGCTTTTACCCCCGCCGCCTTTTCGCAAAGTAAGGCTAAAGTTAAAACTTCGGCCCCGGCTAAAGGTCTTAATCCCGTTATCGAAAATAAAATTACGGCCCTGTTGGCTAAAATGACCATCGATGAAAAAGTCGGCCAGCTAAACCAGTACAGCAGCGATAAGGTGGTTACCGGCCCGATCACAAATTCGGGTAATAAACTGCAGGATGTAAAGGATGGCAAGATCGGTTCGTTGTTAAACGTGCGCGGGGTTGATTATACCCGCCAATGGCAGGATGCGGCCATGCAGTCGAGGTTGAAGATCCCGTTGCTTTTTGGTTTGGATGTGATACATGGTTACCGTACCACATTCCCTATTCCACTGGCCGAAGCCGCCAGCTGGGATCTGGATGCGATACAATTATCAGCCCGTATAGCCGCCGAAGAAGCATCGGCTTCGGGCATCCACTGGACATTTGCCCCAATGGTTGATCTGGCCCGCGACCCACGCTGGGGCCGGGTAATGGAGGGGGCCGGTGAGGATCCGTTCTTAGGTTCGGCTATTGCAAGGGCGCGAGTGATCGGCTTCCAGGGTAAGGGTTTGGGTAATACCGATGCCGTGATGGCTTGTGTTAAGCACTTTGCGGCTTACGGTGCCGCCATCGGTGGCCGCGATTATAACAGTGTGGATATGAGCCTGCGTAACCTTTGGGAATTTTACCTGCCGCCCTTTAAAGCCGCTGCCGAGGCTGGCGCGGCAACCTTTATGAACTCGTTTAACGACCTGAACGGCACACCTGCATCTGCAAGTAAATACCTGCAAACCGATATCCTGAAAAGCAAATGGGGTTTCAAGGGCTTTGTAGTAAGCGATTGGGGCTCGATACGCGAAATGGTAGCACACGGTTATGCTAAAGATACTTACGAAGCCGCCGATCAGGCTATCCACGCCGGTAACGATATGGATATGGAAGGTCGCGCCTATAATAATAACCTGGCCAAACTGGTAAAGGATGGTAAGGTGAGCATGGCCATAGTTGATGAAGCTGTGCGCCGAGTACTGCGCAAAAAATATGAGTTGGGTTTGTTTGATGACCCATACAAATTCAGCAATGCCGAGCGTGAAAAGCAAACGTTGAACAAGCAGTCATTTATTGATGCTGAGCGCGATGTAGCCCGCAAAAGCATGGTGCTGCTGAAAAATCAAAACCAATTATTACCCCTGGATAAAAATAAAACAGTCGCGCTAATTGGCCCGCTGGTAAAATCAGAGGCGGATATGAAAGGCTTTTGGTCGGTTGACTGGGAGGGCAAAGATCATTCGGTAACTTTATTTGAGGGCATGGAAGCGGCAGGTGCCAAGGTAAATTATGCTAAAGGCTGCGATGTTTCCGATACTTCACGCGCGGGTTTTGCTGAGGCAGTTAAAACTGCCATGAAAGCCGATGTGGTGGTAATGGCCGTTGGCGAAACCGCCGTAATGAGCGGCGAGGCCAAAAGCCGCTCGGATATTACTTTGCCGGGTGTTCAGGAAGAATTGATAAAAGCCATACAAGCTACCGGAAAGCCGGTGGTGGTATTAATTATGGCTGGCCGCCCGTTGGTATTTAACTGGACTGCCGACCATGTGCCTGCTATTGTTTACACCTGGTGGCTGGGTAACGAGGCTGGTAACGCCATTGCCGATGTGCTTTATGGCAAATACAATCCATCGGGCAAACTGCCGATGACCTTTCCACAAAGCGTAGGGCAGGTTCCTATTTATTATAATTATTTAAACACCGGCCGCCCGTCAAAGGACGACGCGTTTTCTAAATATTCATCGGGTTACCTGGATATCACCAAGCGTCCCAAATACGCGTTCGGTTACGGCTTAAGCTATACTAAATTCGAGTACAGCGACCTGAAGTTATCTAAAAATGATATGCGCAAAGCTGAAGAGATCACCGTAAGTTTTACCATTAAAAACACCGGCAAATACGCGGGCGAAGAAGTAGCGCAACTGTACCTGCAGGATGCCGTATCCCAACCTGTGCGCCCTGTAAAGGAACTAAAAGGCTTTAAAAAGCTGATGCTACAGCCGGGCGAGAGTAAAACAGTAAGCTTTGTGATCGATAAGGACAAGCTATCGTTCTATAACAACGATCTGCAATGGATCACCCAGCCGGGCAAGTTTAATGTATTTATCGGTAGCGCTTCGGATGATATCAGGCTGCAAAAAAGTTTTAACCTGTTGGATTAA
- a CDS encoding DEAD/DEAH box helicase yields the protein MTWSDKTKLNKQLLRSVAELGFAAPKEIQQRTMSRIAGGQDVIAIGPEGCGKTTAYVLSVLNKFNYAPDGVPLVLILVPNQEAVEAVLQQFDLINKNKSISIVGLYATGGMQDQLDALADGADIVVATPDRARAIYLKLGLNLNKIELLILDDADQIVKQGLQLPTIELANSITKAQRLVFTEVMHDKLERMIEPFMNMPALVEVEEVGHGVLNIHPQVLYQVPNFGTKLNLLNLFMQDEELFTKTVVFVNTRQTAEKIYKDMQSAAKNTVALYNPWGHSWQGFESVADFHADEASRMLIVANENEDNIETGDIPFLLHFDLPGDKDTFIARMLINPTATEEETLSITFATDIELGQVRKIEHATGQKFPVVELPDDLVIVRDKKTKPEEKPTAPKANEPGPAFHEKKASNVKNYNYSSGEKAKMNKKKKHG from the coding sequence ATGACATGGTCTGATAAAACAAAGCTTAATAAACAATTACTGCGCTCGGTTGCCGAACTGGGCTTCGCCGCGCCAAAGGAAATTCAGCAGCGGACTATGTCGCGTATTGCCGGCGGTCAGGACGTGATCGCTATCGGCCCGGAGGGTTGCGGCAAGACCACAGCTTACGTGCTTTCGGTATTAAATAAATTTAACTACGCACCTGATGGTGTACCGTTGGTATTAATACTGGTGCCCAACCAGGAAGCTGTTGAAGCAGTATTGCAGCAATTCGACCTGATCAACAAAAACAAATCAATCAGTATAGTTGGCCTGTACGCTACCGGTGGTATGCAGGATCAGTTAGATGCTTTGGCCGATGGTGCCGATATTGTAGTGGCCACGCCAGATCGTGCCCGCGCCATTTACCTTAAATTAGGCCTTAATCTTAACAAAATAGAACTGCTGATACTGGATGATGCTGATCAGATAGTAAAGCAAGGCCTGCAACTCCCAACTATAGAACTGGCCAACAGCATTACCAAAGCGCAGCGCCTGGTATTTACCGAAGTGATGCACGATAAGCTGGAACGCATGATCGAACCGTTTATGAACATGCCTGCTTTGGTAGAAGTGGAGGAAGTAGGGCACGGAGTGCTGAACATCCATCCGCAGGTGCTTTACCAGGTACCCAATTTTGGCACCAAGCTTAACCTGTTAAACCTGTTTATGCAGGATGAAGAACTGTTTACCAAAACTGTGGTGTTTGTAAATACCCGCCAAACAGCCGAGAAGATCTATAAGGATATGCAATCGGCCGCCAAAAACACGGTGGCGCTTTATAATCCCTGGGGGCACAGTTGGCAGGGTTTTGAGTCTGTTGCGGATTTTCACGCGGATGAAGCATCGCGTATGCTCATTGTTGCTAACGAGAATGAGGACAATATTGAGACAGGTGATATCCCTTTCCTGCTGCATTTTGACCTGCCCGGGGATAAGGATACCTTTATCGCCCGTATGCTGATCAACCCGACGGCTACCGAAGAGGAAACCCTGTCCATTACCTTTGCCACCGATATTGAACTGGGGCAGGTGCGAAAAATTGAACATGCTACAGGGCAAAAATTTCCGGTAGTTGAACTCCCCGACGATTTGGTTATTGTCAGGGATAAAAAGACTAAGCCAGAAGAAAAACCCACCGCCCCCAAGGCAAATGAACCCGGCCCCGCTTTTCACGAGAAAAAGGCCAGCAATGTAAAAAACTACAACTACAGTTCGGGCGAGAAGGCAAAGATGAATAAAAAGAAGAAGCACGGTTAA